The following are from one region of the Natronomonas marina genome:
- a CDS encoding transcription initiation factor IIB, with amino-acid sequence MTENDSSTPDSNRVRTRKIPDSERTTGPSETTDAAVAARTATCPECDGDLHVDHVHGETRCADCGLVVTENAIDRGPDWQAFSADEREQKSHTGSPLTPTQHDFGLRTEIDWRNKDAHGNTISSQRRAQLTRLRTWQQRSRTGNSKERGLKAMLSEIQRMAAALDLPDDDHDIAAVICRRASDQDLLPGRSYEGVATAAVYAAIRQAGLPQDLEALTQVSRIDDKIRIKRTYRYLVRELELEVPPPDPRDYLSRLCSELDLSQETKRFTMELLKDVMEAGIHSGKHPVGIAAAALYVATHHSDSPSSDSCTQSELAEAANVSVVTIRNRYHDIQDTCFPMVEA; translated from the coding sequence ATGACCGAGAACGATTCATCCACTCCCGATAGCAACCGGGTTCGGACTCGCAAGATACCCGACTCGGAACGTACGACTGGACCATCCGAGACCACTGACGCCGCCGTCGCTGCTAGGACCGCTACGTGTCCCGAGTGCGACGGAGATCTTCACGTCGACCACGTTCATGGAGAAACCCGGTGTGCTGACTGTGGACTCGTCGTCACGGAGAATGCTATCGACCGCGGCCCCGACTGGCAGGCCTTCTCTGCGGACGAACGGGAACAGAAGTCCCACACAGGGAGTCCACTCACGCCAACCCAGCACGACTTTGGCCTCAGAACCGAGATCGACTGGCGCAACAAGGATGCCCACGGGAACACCATCTCCTCACAACGGCGAGCGCAGCTGACCCGACTTCGCACGTGGCAACAACGGTCCCGGACTGGGAACTCGAAGGAACGCGGCCTCAAGGCGATGCTTTCAGAAATCCAGCGTATGGCCGCTGCTCTCGATCTCCCCGACGATGACCACGACATCGCCGCCGTCATCTGCCGCCGGGCCAGTGATCAGGACCTCCTTCCCGGTCGGAGTTACGAAGGCGTCGCGACTGCCGCCGTCTACGCCGCAATCCGGCAAGCTGGCCTCCCACAGGATCTCGAAGCCCTCACGCAGGTCAGTCGAATCGACGATAAAATCCGTATCAAGCGCACCTACCGATATCTCGTCCGCGAACTCGAGCTCGAAGTCCCGCCGCCCGATCCACGAGACTATCTCTCCCGCCTCTGTTCGGAACTCGATCTCAGTCAAGAGACCAAGCGGTTTACGATGGAACTCCTCAAGGACGTTATGGAGGCAGGCATCCACTCCGGGAAGCATCCCGTCGGTATCGCCGCCGCTGCCCTCTATGTCGCCACGCACCACTCAGATTCTCCTTCCAGTGACTCGTGTACGCAATCCGAACTTGCGGAGGCCGCGAACGTGAGTGTGGTCACGATTCGCAACCGCTACCACGACATCCAGGATACGTGTTTCCCGATGGTCGAAGCCTGA